A genomic window from Luteolibacter sp. LG18 includes:
- a CDS encoding metalloregulator ArsR/SmtB family transcription factor, producing the protein MASMLKSLKLLADPTRLRILMLLEREALSVAELQEILGMGQSRISTQLSQMKTEELVEDERSGKNNIYSCAAAPDLMEVARLAAKEVREVEKDAAALRHLVSKRKDASRAYFDELAGRFGRDYVPGRSWKGLAEAMLRVLNYRVVADLGAGEGTLSQLLARRAEKVIAVDLSPKMVEFGRELAVKHGLPNLEYRLGDIEAPPIEAGTVDLAILSQALHHAEHPQRALDAAFRMLKPGGQLIVLDLLQHSFEEARELYADRWLGFAESDLAGMLEKAGFATVETMVADREPNAPGFQTLLGVASRN; encoded by the coding sequence ATGGCGTCAATGCTCAAATCCCTGAAGCTCCTGGCCGATCCGACCCGGCTCCGCATCCTGATGCTGCTGGAGCGGGAGGCGTTGTCGGTGGCCGAGTTGCAGGAGATCCTGGGAATGGGCCAGAGCCGGATTTCCACCCAGCTATCCCAGATGAAGACGGAGGAGCTGGTGGAGGACGAGCGCAGCGGAAAGAACAACATCTACTCCTGTGCCGCGGCTCCGGATCTGATGGAGGTCGCCCGGCTCGCGGCGAAGGAGGTGCGGGAGGTGGAGAAGGACGCGGCGGCGCTGCGGCACCTGGTTTCCAAGCGCAAGGACGCCTCGCGCGCCTACTTCGATGAACTGGCGGGGCGCTTCGGGCGCGACTACGTGCCGGGCCGCTCGTGGAAGGGGCTGGCGGAAGCGATGCTGCGGGTGCTGAACTACCGGGTGGTGGCGGACCTCGGAGCCGGTGAGGGCACGCTTTCCCAATTGCTGGCCCGGCGGGCGGAAAAGGTGATCGCGGTGGACCTTTCGCCGAAGATGGTCGAATTCGGCCGCGAGCTGGCAGTGAAGCACGGTCTACCGAACTTGGAATACCGTCTCGGCGACATCGAAGCGCCGCCGATCGAGGCCGGGACGGTGGATCTGGCGATCCTCAGCCAGGCCCTGCACCACGCCGAGCACCCACAGCGGGCGCTCGATGCGGCCTTCCGGATGCTGAAACCGGGCGGGCAGTTGATCGTGCTGGATCTGCTCCAGCACAGTTTCGAGGAAGCCCGGGAACTTTATGCCGACCGCTGGCTGGGTTTCGCCGAAAGCGATCTGGCCGGGATGCTGGAGAAGGCCGGGTTTGCCACCGTGGAGACGATGGTGGCCGACCGCGAGCCGAACGCGCCTGGATTCCAGACGCTGCTGGGAGTCGCCAGCCGGAATTAG
- a CDS encoding autotransporter-associated beta strand repeat-containing protein: MKPKNLVKFIGLLTISLSGAGVATATDYQWNGTTNSSWNTASNWSASTGPAYGGTYTADRLQVYNATNPVVYDPVADGAGAVTTTFGGAGSGGGTSGRGLVIGNTGFGDGALTVNSGTLKIGGTANALMANAQNASLTVNGGLMDLTSTSGTALIVLFGGSNAVTSTTTLNGGELRTRNIDLNSSNTNAGSTSSVTLNTGAVLTCSSFVRSSTAGNSTVTFAGGTLRARVASTTFFNDLSHTTTVVNGAGAIIDSNGFDVTIAKPLTAGTGTGALTKTGTGTLTLSGASTYAGGTVVNQGFLTFANATALPTTGNVSVNGEGSLTTTGPQTTVTGWLASGRLDTASTGAIAITAASSENIDFTGFNSLGLSAAGTFTYSGTITPGTGGYRFGGGPNSLLTVSSSLADQAGATGLTKYGAGTLTLSGTNAYSGGTTVTAGTLAAGSAAPFGSGSVTLAGGGLSPGGQNVSNNIVLAGLGTLSGTGTLSGVISESGGARSITSSGTITLSGANTYTGDTTITGGILTISHPNALGAAGGVNSVTTDGAVLALAGNITVTGENISITGTANARGALQSFFGNNTFAGNVTIANAATRIGSQDGADLTVSGTITGTGANSSLVFRPGAGRVVTLSGTGNSWAGSTSTFGGILRNGVNNAVSTGSVMSMGFGGVLTTDNTWDLNGFNQTVAGLANLNGIQSAGLNIITNSGTTDSVLTLSGTTDRSFTGIFTDGATHKLAVVKNGTYKQTLTGSSTHTGGTTIHAGTLAVTSATTFADASAISLDSTGATLELAFTGTDTVAQLFIGGVQMAAGTWGGTGSGAANIDTRFTGSGTLTVTSSPPAGGYDGWAAAKGLTGANNGKGLDPDTDGVTNLAEYALDGDPLSGAIGGKRVVNVATVGSENVLTLTIPVRTTVLFPTSNSGNLIGSGEGVTYTIQASGDLSNWTSITVLETPATGTGSLPTLTSGYSYRTFYVPSSDPALNQKLFMRAVITETP; encoded by the coding sequence ATGAAACCCAAGAACTTAGTGAAATTTATCGGTCTCTTGACCATCTCCCTGTCCGGGGCCGGGGTGGCCACCGCCACGGACTATCAGTGGAACGGCACCACCAACAGCTCCTGGAACACCGCCTCGAACTGGTCGGCATCCACCGGGCCGGCGTATGGCGGCACCTACACCGCCGACCGCCTGCAGGTGTACAATGCGACCAATCCCGTGGTCTACGATCCGGTGGCCGATGGCGCGGGAGCGGTGACCACCACCTTCGGCGGAGCCGGTTCCGGCGGCGGCACCAGCGGCCGCGGCCTGGTGATTGGGAATACCGGCTTTGGCGATGGCGCGCTGACGGTCAATAGCGGCACCTTGAAAATCGGCGGCACCGCCAATGCCCTGATGGCGAACGCCCAGAATGCCAGCTTGACCGTGAACGGTGGCCTGATGGATCTCACCAGTACCAGCGGCACCGCCCTCATCGTCCTGTTTGGCGGTTCCAACGCGGTGACCAGCACCACCACCCTCAACGGCGGCGAGCTACGCACCCGGAATATCGACCTGAACAGCAGCAACACCAACGCCGGCTCCACCAGTTCCGTCACCTTGAACACCGGAGCCGTGCTCACCTGTAGCAGCTTCGTCCGGAGTTCCACCGCGGGGAACTCCACCGTCACCTTCGCGGGCGGAACCTTGAGGGCCAGGGTGGCCTCGACCACCTTCTTCAACGATCTCTCTCACACCACCACGGTGGTGAACGGCGCCGGTGCGATCATCGATAGCAATGGCTTCGACGTCACGATCGCCAAGCCGCTCACGGCGGGCACGGGCACCGGCGCGTTGACCAAGACCGGCACCGGCACCCTGACGCTGTCCGGGGCCAGCACCTACGCTGGAGGCACCGTGGTGAACCAAGGCTTCCTGACATTCGCCAATGCCACCGCCCTACCCACGACAGGAAACGTGTCGGTGAATGGCGAAGGATCGCTGACGACCACCGGCCCGCAGACCACCGTTACCGGATGGCTCGCGTCCGGGCGGTTGGATACGGCGTCGACGGGCGCCATCGCCATCACCGCGGCTTCTTCCGAGAACATCGATTTCACCGGCTTCAACAGCCTCGGCCTGTCGGCGGCGGGAACGTTCACCTATTCCGGAACCATCACCCCCGGCACGGGAGGCTACCGCTTCGGCGGCGGCCCGAACTCGCTCCTCACCGTGAGCTCGTCACTGGCGGATCAAGCCGGAGCCACCGGCTTGACGAAATACGGCGCGGGCACCCTGACCCTGTCCGGGACCAATGCCTACAGCGGCGGCACCACGGTCACCGCTGGCACGTTGGCGGCGGGCAGTGCCGCCCCCTTCGGCAGCGGTTCGGTGACCCTCGCGGGCGGCGGCTTGAGCCCGGGCGGCCAGAACGTTTCCAACAACATCGTTCTCGCCGGGCTCGGCACGCTCAGCGGCACCGGCACTCTGTCCGGGGTGATCTCGGAATCGGGCGGGGCCCGGTCGATCACCTCGTCCGGCACCATCACCCTGTCGGGCGCGAACACCTACACCGGCGACACCACCATCACCGGCGGCATCCTGACGATCAGCCATCCCAATGCACTCGGTGCGGCAGGCGGTGTGAACAGCGTGACCACCGATGGCGCGGTCCTCGCGCTGGCGGGAAACATCACCGTGACCGGCGAAAACATCTCCATTACCGGCACTGCGAACGCCCGCGGGGCCCTTCAGAGCTTTTTCGGAAACAACACCTTCGCGGGCAACGTCACCATCGCCAATGCCGCCACCCGCATAGGCTCTCAGGATGGCGCGGATCTCACGGTCAGCGGTACCATCACCGGCACGGGGGCGAATTCCAGCCTGGTCTTCCGCCCCGGGGCGGGCCGGGTCGTGACCTTGAGCGGCACCGGCAACTCCTGGGCGGGCTCCACTTCCACCTTCGGCGGCATCCTCAGGAATGGAGTCAACAACGCCGTCTCCACCGGCTCCGTGATGTCGATGGGCTTCGGCGGCGTGCTCACCACCGACAACACCTGGGACCTGAACGGCTTCAACCAGACGGTGGCAGGCCTGGCCAATCTCAATGGCATCCAGAGCGCCGGTCTCAACATCATCACCAACAGCGGGACCACCGACTCCGTGTTGACCTTGAGCGGCACCACCGACCGCTCCTTCACCGGCATCTTCACCGATGGTGCCACCCACAAGCTGGCGGTGGTGAAAAACGGCACCTACAAGCAAACCCTCACCGGCAGCAGCACCCACACCGGCGGCACCACCATTCATGCCGGCACGCTGGCGGTGACCTCGGCCACGACGTTCGCCGATGCCTCCGCCATCAGCCTCGACTCGACCGGCGCGACCCTCGAGCTGGCCTTCACCGGAACCGACACGGTGGCCCAGCTCTTCATCGGCGGGGTCCAGATGGCGGCAGGAACGTGGGGCGGCACCGGATCCGGCGCGGCCAATATCGACACCCGCTTCACCGGCTCCGGCACACTTACCGTGACCTCCAGTCCGCCAGCCGGGGGCTACGATGGCTGGGCCGCCGCCAAGGGGCTGACCGGCGCGAACAACGGCAAAGGACTCGATCCCGATACCGACGGGGTCACCAACCTCGCCGAATATGCCCTCGATGGGGATCCCTTGTCCGGCGCGATCGGTGGAAAGCGTGTCGTCAATGTCGCGACCGTGGGCTCCGAAAATGTGCTCACGCTGACCATCCCGGTTCGGACCACCGTCTTGTTCCCCACCTCCAATTCCGGCAACCTGATCGGTTCTGGCGAGGGGGTGACCTACACCATCCAGGCCAGCGGCGATCTCTCCAACTGGACCTCGATCACCGTGCTGGAAACCCCGGCCACCGGCACCGGCAGCCTGCCGACTCTGACTTCCGGCTACAGCTATCGGACCTTCTACGTTCCTAGTTCCGATCCAGCCCTGAATCAGAAGCTCTTCATGCGGGCGGTGATCACCGAAACGCCCTGA
- a CDS encoding LysR family transcriptional regulator, with amino-acid sequence MRAFVAVADEGSFTLAAKRLCLTQSAISHSLRALEEQLGCRLLDRQGKKTVPTQEGEVFIRRCRRALAELEHAERELDGLKRWGQARIRVGAPHSLCHFLLPTVLREFRDCFPRCEPVIEAGDTSWLITRLEEHALDIVIGLGNETQLDEGRPLFSDEMTFIVSPAHPWANGTKITPESLAAMHFIVYTRSTQTHRYVESWFEQQGIRLRAPLVLGDMEAIKEMTRIGLGVGIVAPWVARKEIADGRLVSIPMGDTGVRRDWSVFTRVKRSLTLVEETFVGICAMVGKDLARPTAFY; translated from the coding sequence GTGCGTGCGTTCGTGGCTGTGGCCGACGAGGGCAGCTTCACATTGGCTGCCAAGCGGCTTTGTTTGACCCAATCAGCCATCAGCCATTCGCTTCGAGCCTTGGAGGAGCAGTTGGGATGCCGACTTTTGGACCGGCAGGGGAAAAAGACTGTCCCCACGCAGGAGGGTGAGGTCTTCATCCGTCGTTGCCGCCGCGCCCTCGCCGAGCTGGAGCACGCCGAGCGTGAGTTGGACGGCCTCAAGCGCTGGGGCCAGGCCCGCATCCGCGTGGGCGCTCCCCACAGCCTCTGCCACTTCCTCCTTCCCACTGTCCTGCGCGAGTTCCGCGATTGCTTCCCACGATGCGAACCAGTCATCGAGGCTGGCGACACCTCGTGGCTCATCACCCGTCTGGAGGAGCACGCCCTCGACATCGTCATCGGTCTTGGCAACGAAACCCAGCTCGACGAAGGCCGCCCGCTGTTCAGCGATGAAATGACCTTCATCGTCTCGCCTGCCCACCCGTGGGCGAATGGCACCAAGATCACTCCGGAGTCCCTCGCGGCGATGCACTTCATCGTCTACACCCGCTCCACCCAGACCCATCGTTATGTGGAAAGCTGGTTCGAGCAGCAGGGGATCCGTCTCCGAGCGCCGCTCGTCCTCGGGGACATGGAGGCGATCAAGGAGATGACCCGCATCGGCCTCGGCGTGGGCATCGTCGCCCCGTGGGTGGCTCGCAAGGAAATCGCCGATGGCCGCCTGGTCTCGATCCCCATGGGCGATACCGGTGTCCGCCGCGATTGGTCGGTCTTCACCCGCGTGAAGCGCAGCCTCACCCTCGTCGAGGAAACCTTCGTCGGCATCTGCGCGATGGTCGGCAAGGACCTCGCCCGTCCCACCGCGTTTTACTAA
- a CDS encoding phosphodiester glycosidase family protein — translation MTAAAKPKVGSTAPTLSPAPVESVPVAASHPAAAPRHVVTGVGGISLDGVAFDSRTHRLEVADQAGGPGSQWADSQAAGQALHGIAAINAGFFTPEGSPLGLVVTGGTARGGWNGGSSLGSAVWYEDGGGRSGIARREKIGSGSARAMRELIQAGPLLVERTEAVGGLDNVKSSPRSVLLWDGGARWLMARSGACTLAEISQALAGSSPAGWPVAMAINFDGGRSAELWISNSVSGGGTFTRPIWNKPVRNFLVLKSR, via the coding sequence GTGACCGCCGCAGCCAAGCCGAAGGTCGGGTCAACGGCACCTACGCTCTCCCCCGCCCCGGTTGAGAGCGTGCCAGTGGCGGCCAGCCATCCCGCCGCCGCACCGCGCCACGTGGTGACCGGGGTGGGTGGAATATCCTTGGACGGGGTGGCGTTCGATTCGCGGACGCACCGGCTGGAGGTGGCGGATCAAGCGGGCGGCCCGGGTTCGCAATGGGCGGACAGCCAGGCCGCGGGGCAGGCGCTGCATGGCATCGCGGCGATCAATGCCGGTTTCTTCACTCCGGAAGGCAGTCCGCTCGGGCTCGTGGTCACGGGCGGAACGGCGCGCGGTGGCTGGAACGGCGGCTCCTCGCTCGGCTCCGCCGTGTGGTATGAGGACGGCGGCGGACGCAGCGGCATCGCTCGGCGGGAGAAGATCGGTAGCGGCAGTGCGCGCGCCATGCGGGAACTGATCCAGGCCGGTCCGCTGCTGGTGGAACGGACCGAGGCGGTCGGTGGTCTCGACAACGTCAAATCCAGTCCGCGCTCGGTGCTGCTGTGGGACGGTGGCGCGCGCTGGCTGATGGCCCGCAGCGGAGCTTGCACGCTGGCGGAGATTTCCCAAGCGCTAGCGGGCTCGTCTCCCGCCGGATGGCCGGTGGCGATGGCGATCAATTTCGACGGTGGTCGCTCCGCCGAACTGTGGATTTCCAACAGCGTCTCCGGCGGCGGCACCTTCACCCGCCCGATTTGGAACAAGCCGGTTCGCAATTTCCTCGTCCTTAAATCCCGCTGA
- the ychF gene encoding redox-regulated ATPase YchF → MLKAGIVGLPNVGKSTLFNAVTRSRKAEAANYPFCTIDPNVGIVVVPDTRLEVLSKISGSQKLVPTAIEFVDIAGLVKGASEGAGLGNQFLANIRETDAIVQVVRCFENDDIIHELGSVDPIRDIEIINAELILADIAALEKRRSSREKKAKGGDKESKKEVELIDILLPHLNEGNPALTLKFADEDKPIVKDFFLLSSKKTIYACNVAEDELGAAQADPDSHPLVAKVRKFAAEHSGAEAVVISARIEEELIDLDPADAADFLKDMGVSDSGVSALIRGVYHLLGLRTYLTTGVQETRAWTIYEGDKAPAAAGVIHTDFERGFIAAEIVHYDDLVELGSKTAAKEKGKLRIEGKEYVVKDGDVIEFRFNVSK, encoded by the coding sequence ATGCTGAAGGCTGGAATCGTCGGACTCCCCAACGTCGGAAAATCGACCCTTTTCAATGCGGTGACCCGCTCCCGCAAGGCGGAGGCGGCGAACTACCCGTTCTGCACCATCGATCCCAACGTGGGCATCGTGGTGGTGCCGGATACGCGGCTCGAGGTCCTTTCCAAAATCTCCGGCTCCCAGAAGCTGGTGCCGACCGCGATCGAGTTCGTGGACATCGCCGGCCTGGTGAAGGGCGCGTCCGAAGGGGCGGGCCTGGGCAACCAGTTCCTGGCGAACATCCGCGAAACCGACGCCATCGTGCAGGTGGTGCGCTGCTTCGAGAACGACGACATCATCCACGAGTTGGGTTCCGTCGATCCGATCCGCGACATCGAAATCATCAACGCCGAGCTGATCCTGGCGGACATCGCCGCCCTCGAGAAGCGCCGTTCCTCCCGCGAAAAGAAAGCCAAGGGCGGCGACAAGGAATCGAAGAAGGAAGTCGAACTGATCGACATCCTGCTGCCGCACCTCAACGAGGGCAACCCGGCTCTGACGCTGAAGTTCGCCGACGAGGACAAGCCGATCGTGAAGGACTTCTTCCTGCTTTCCTCCAAGAAGACCATCTACGCCTGCAACGTGGCCGAGGATGAACTGGGTGCCGCCCAGGCCGACCCGGACAGCCATCCGCTGGTGGCGAAGGTGCGGAAGTTCGCCGCCGAGCACTCCGGTGCCGAGGCGGTCGTCATCTCCGCCCGCATCGAGGAAGAGCTGATCGACCTCGATCCAGCCGATGCCGCCGACTTCCTGAAGGACATGGGCGTTTCCGACTCCGGTGTCTCCGCGCTGATCCGCGGGGTGTATCACCTGCTCGGCCTGCGCACCTACCTGACCACTGGCGTGCAGGAGACCCGCGCGTGGACGATCTATGAAGGCGACAAGGCCCCGGCCGCCGCGGGCGTGATCCACACCGACTTCGAGCGCGGTTTCATCGCCGCGGAAATCGTCCACTACGACGACCTCGTCGAGCTGGGTTCGAAGACCGCCGCGAAGGAAAAGGGCAAGCTCCGCATCGAAGGGAAGGAATACGTCGTCAAGGATGGCGACGTGATCGAGTTCCGCTTCAACGTGAGCAAGTAA
- a CDS encoding four helix bundle protein, with protein sequence MPQHKFEDLEVWKRSSRLAVSVLELIDSIRLFALRDQMARCCISVPSNIAEGAERESDKEFRRFLAIAKGSAGELRTQLYIGLRAGVFTQEAAAPLIQEAREISSMIEGLRKKLGGGGMFNALLSLFF encoded by the coding sequence ATGCCGCAGCACAAGTTTGAAGATCTTGAGGTCTGGAAACGCAGCTCGCGGCTTGCGGTGTCGGTTTTGGAACTCATCGACTCCATCCGCTTGTTCGCTCTTCGCGATCAGATGGCTCGCTGCTGCATCTCGGTTCCTTCCAACATCGCGGAAGGGGCCGAGCGAGAAAGCGACAAAGAGTTCCGACGTTTCCTTGCGATCGCCAAAGGTTCTGCGGGAGAACTCCGGACCCAACTCTACATCGGCCTTCGCGCCGGAGTCTTCACCCAAGAGGCTGCCGCCCCCCTTATCCAAGAGGCTCGCGAGATTTCTTCGATGATCGAAGGTCTCCGCAAGAAACTCGGCGGTGGAGGCATGTTCAACGCTCTTCTCTCCCTCTTCTTCTGA
- the ahcY gene encoding adenosylhomocysteinase, which produces MSSSTLAPAPKAAADYKVADISLAEFGRKEIEIAEHEMPGLMATRAKYGPEKPLQGVRIMGSLHMTIQTAVLIETLVELGAEVRWVSCNIFSTQDHAAAAIAAAGIPVFAWKGETLEEYWWCTWQALVNPAGLGPELIVDDGGDATLLIHKGYELENGSDWVNTPSGSHEEQVIKDLLKKVHAEQPGIFATIVKDWKGVSEETTTGVHRLYQMAKAGTLLVPAINVNDSVTKSKFDNLYGCRESLVDGIKRATDVMISGKVGVVCGYGDVGKGCAQALRGQGAQVVVTEVDPICALQAAMEGFRVLPVEDTLGWGDIYVTTTGNKDIIRLEHMEKMKDQAIVCNIGHFDNEIQIDKLNNAAGVVRNNIKPQVDKYTFPTGNSIYMLAEGRLVNLGCATGHPSFVMSNSFTNQTLAQIDLWKNRATNKAGEVKVLSKQLDEEVARLHLAKVGAKLTVLTQDQADYISVPVEGPYKPEHYRY; this is translated from the coding sequence ATGTCTTCCTCCACACTCGCCCCGGCCCCGAAGGCCGCCGCCGACTACAAAGTCGCCGACATCTCCCTCGCCGAATTCGGCCGCAAGGAGATTGAAATCGCCGAGCACGAAATGCCGGGCCTGATGGCCACCCGCGCCAAGTACGGCCCGGAGAAGCCGCTCCAGGGCGTCCGCATCATGGGCTCGCTGCACATGACCATCCAGACCGCCGTGCTCATCGAGACCCTCGTCGAGCTCGGTGCTGAAGTGCGCTGGGTGTCCTGCAACATCTTCTCCACCCAGGACCACGCCGCCGCGGCCATCGCCGCCGCCGGCATCCCCGTCTTCGCCTGGAAGGGCGAGACGCTGGAAGAGTATTGGTGGTGTACCTGGCAGGCCCTCGTCAATCCGGCCGGCCTCGGCCCGGAACTCATCGTCGATGACGGTGGCGACGCGACCCTCCTCATCCACAAGGGCTACGAACTCGAGAACGGTTCCGACTGGGTCAACACCCCGTCCGGTTCCCACGAGGAGCAGGTCATCAAGGACCTCCTCAAGAAGGTCCACGCCGAACAGCCGGGCATCTTCGCGACCATCGTGAAGGACTGGAAGGGCGTTTCGGAAGAAACCACCACTGGTGTCCACCGCCTCTATCAGATGGCGAAGGCCGGCACGCTGCTCGTTCCCGCGATCAACGTGAACGACTCCGTCACCAAGTCGAAGTTCGACAACCTCTACGGCTGCCGCGAGTCGCTCGTCGATGGCATCAAGCGCGCCACCGACGTCATGATCTCCGGCAAGGTCGGTGTGGTCTGTGGCTACGGTGATGTCGGCAAGGGCTGCGCCCAAGCCCTCCGCGGCCAGGGTGCCCAGGTTGTCGTGACCGAAGTCGATCCGATCTGCGCCCTGCAGGCCGCGATGGAAGGCTTCCGCGTGCTGCCCGTCGAGGACACCCTCGGCTGGGGCGACATCTACGTCACCACCACGGGCAACAAGGACATCATCCGCCTTGAGCACATGGAGAAGATGAAGGACCAGGCCATCGTCTGCAACATCGGCCACTTCGACAACGAGATCCAGATCGACAAGCTCAACAACGCCGCCGGCGTGGTGCGCAACAACATCAAGCCCCAGGTCGACAAGTACACGTTCCCGACCGGCAACAGCATCTACATGCTCGCCGAAGGCCGCCTAGTGAACCTCGGCTGCGCCACCGGCCACCCGTCGTTCGTGATGTCGAACAGCTTCACCAACCAGACCCTCGCCCAGATCGACCTCTGGAAGAACCGCGCCACCAACAAGGCCGGTGAGGTGAAGGTGCTCTCGAAGCAGCTCGACGAGGAAGTCGCCCGCCTCCACCTCGCCAAGGTGGGGGCCAAGCTCACCGTCCTCACCCAGGACCAGGCCGATTACATCAGCGTCCCGGTGGAAGGCCCGTACAAGCCGGAGCACTACCGCTACTGA
- a CDS encoding phosphodiester glycosidase family protein produces MLPRILLLLATAAIAHGGEYFRFDAKTAPGGREGTCHGFLFDEKREMVRVVDRDKPATTQGQTLGDAFAAIGAVAGCCAGVTSPDGKPVGLVVSDTKQISPLDTGVNAGAVAVLRAGRLSVMKASAVSLDQGVVVQAIQAGPLVVDGGQPAAGLDTKIFARRNVLLSSGSGQWAIVYVPSATLDGLARMLADKTIFPKFPIQQAMLLSTGLESSLWVARSESALALYLKEVNPVRSGLAIVPIPDKPK; encoded by the coding sequence ATGTTGCCGCGTATTCTTCTCCTCCTCGCCACCGCCGCCATCGCCCACGGCGGTGAGTATTTCCGCTTCGATGCGAAAACCGCTCCGGGCGGTCGGGAAGGCACCTGCCACGGGTTCCTCTTCGACGAGAAGCGGGAAATGGTGCGGGTGGTGGACCGGGACAAGCCCGCAACCACCCAGGGGCAAACGCTGGGCGACGCCTTCGCCGCAATCGGCGCGGTCGCGGGGTGCTGCGCGGGCGTGACCAGCCCGGATGGCAAGCCGGTCGGGCTGGTGGTTTCGGATACCAAACAGATCTCCCCGCTCGACACGGGAGTCAACGCCGGGGCGGTGGCGGTATTGAGGGCAGGCCGCCTTTCGGTGATGAAAGCCTCAGCGGTATCGCTCGACCAAGGCGTGGTGGTCCAGGCCATCCAGGCCGGGCCGCTGGTGGTGGATGGTGGCCAACCCGCCGCGGGACTGGACACGAAGATTTTCGCCCGCCGCAACGTCCTCCTGTCCTCCGGCAGCGGCCAATGGGCGATCGTGTATGTGCCGAGCGCCACCCTCGACGGACTGGCGCGGATGCTGGCGGACAAGACGATTTTCCCGAAGTTCCCGATCCAACAGGCGATGCTGCTGAGCACCGGACTGGAATCCAGCCTGTGGGTGGCCCGCAGCGAAAGCGCGCTGGCACTCTATCTGAAAGAGGTGAACCCGGTGCGGAGCGGGCTCGCCATCGTGCCGATTCCGGACAAACCGAAATAG
- the metK gene encoding methionine adenosyltransferase, which yields MSTYIFSSESVGEGHPDKVADTISDAILDAVLAQDPKGRVACETLVKSNVVVIAGELTTTAKLDFEAIVRQAVRGIGYTNNDDVFHADTIFINNYLTGQSPDIAQGVDAKKAKGKKTAEQGAGDQGIMFGYACDETPELMPAPVMFAHRLGRELTAIRKSGKVKWLRPDAKSQVSVEYVDGKPTRIVNVVISTQHAAGVEHAEIEKFCIEKVIKKVLPKNMLKGTEFLINPTGNFVIGGPQGDSGLTGRKIIVDTYGGTGRHGGGAFSGKDPSKVDRSAAYMGRWVAKNVVAAGLAKRCEVQFAYAIGHPLPVSVHVDTFGTGTKPDADILAGILKVFSFKPADIIKQLNLLRPIYSKSTNYGHFGKDDEDLTWERTDKAAALKKAVR from the coding sequence ATGAGCACCTACATTTTCTCCTCCGAGTCCGTCGGCGAAGGCCATCCCGACAAAGTGGCGGACACGATCTCCGATGCGATCCTCGATGCCGTCCTCGCGCAGGACCCGAAGGGCCGCGTGGCGTGCGAAACCCTGGTGAAGAGCAATGTCGTCGTCATCGCCGGCGAGCTCACCACCACCGCCAAGCTCGACTTCGAAGCCATCGTCCGCCAGGCCGTCCGCGGCATCGGCTACACCAACAACGACGACGTCTTCCACGCCGACACGATCTTCATCAACAACTACCTCACCGGCCAGTCCCCGGACATCGCCCAGGGCGTGGACGCGAAGAAGGCCAAGGGCAAGAAGACCGCCGAGCAGGGCGCGGGTGACCAGGGCATCATGTTCGGCTACGCCTGCGACGAAACGCCGGAGCTCATGCCCGCCCCGGTCATGTTCGCCCACCGCCTCGGCCGCGAGCTCACCGCGATTCGCAAGTCCGGCAAGGTGAAATGGCTCCGCCCGGACGCGAAGTCCCAGGTGTCCGTCGAGTACGTCGACGGCAAGCCGACCCGCATCGTCAACGTCGTCATCTCCACCCAGCACGCTGCGGGTGTGGAGCACGCCGAGATCGAGAAATTCTGCATCGAGAAGGTCATCAAGAAAGTCCTTCCGAAGAACATGCTCAAGGGCACCGAGTTCCTCATCAACCCGACCGGCAACTTCGTGATCGGCGGTCCGCAGGGTGACTCCGGCCTCACCGGCCGCAAGATCATCGTCGACACCTACGGCGGCACCGGCCGCCACGGTGGCGGTGCTTTCTCCGGCAAGGACCCGTCCAAGGTCGACCGCTCCGCCGCCTACATGGGCCGCTGGGTCGCCAAGAACGTCGTCGCCGCCGGCCTCGCCAAGCGTTGCGAAGTCCAGTTCGCCTACGCCATCGGCCACCCGCTTCCCGTCAGCGTCCATGTCGACACCTTCGGCACCGGCACCAAGCCCGACGCCGACATCCTCGCCGGCATCCTGAAGGTCTTCTCCTTCAAGCCCGCCGACATCATCAAGCAGCTCAACCTGCTCCGCCCGATCTACTCGAAGTCCACCAACTACGGCCACTTCGGCAAGGACGACGAGGACCTCACCTGGGAGCGTACCGACAAGGCCGCGGCTCTGAAGAAGGCCGTTCGCTGA